ACCTCTTTCTCTTCATTTTACCCTTGATTGCTCACCTTTTTAACTGTTGATTTTATAGCTAGAGCTGactacacacatatatataaggTGATGATGGAGTACATTGAACTGTATCCTCTCTATTCCTTAATTTTCTTCTGTTTCCTGCTTTATACAGTCTGAGTCCCCAATCTTCTGATTGCGAAACTAGAGCTAGCTGTACCCTGTGTAAATAACCGAGAGGATATATAGTAACCCTCTcattcacccaaaaaaaaagtctttggTTATTTTTGTACTGCTGCTACTCCTGAATATGATTAAGGTTCACAGTTCACTGTACACCGACAGGAAGAGAATCTGGCCAATCTGAATCGAGAGTCTTCAGAAAGTGAGTTTCTTTCTTGCATCATGCATGTTTCTCTTCTGTTATTTTAATACACGGCTTAGTATAAATGAAAGTCCAATCCTGTAAGATTTCATAGAAACAAGCATGTTAGTTTATGATTTGCTTTGAAATGCATTTCAGAGTACAGTTTTAATGTAAAGAAAGTACGCGGTAATCCtggatttttctctttttgttcatGTTTTGAGTTGTACTTGTGTGTTTCAGGTTGAAACTTTCCCAATTTGGAGTATATATAAGCTTTGGTTGGTGCAAATTTCAAGCAAGTTGACAATATGGATGACCACCGTTCCTCGACCCCTAATTCTACATTCGAAACTTTCTCAGGAAATGTCACGAACTGGGATTTCATGGATGAAATCTTGTATCAAGGGTGGTTTGAGAAGGATGGAGGGTTCAACTTTCTGCAGCAAGGTCGTCTCTCCACCTCTAATGTTCTGCATGACCCTTCACTATATATTCCCGTTACGGGGACTCCTAATTGGAGTACAGCCTCAAACCAGCAGGACTATCAAGAAGAAACAGAAAGGCATTGCCATGGAAATCCACCACTAGATTATTCAAACAGCACGGATCTTGTTCAGACTGAACTTCAGGTTGAAGATTCTGTGGAGACTTCCACACCTTTCGCGCACCCCGCAAGCTGTCGAGTAGAAGCTGCTGGATTGGGTTGCGAATGGCAGATGGTGCAGAGAGTAAATCCAGGGACTTCATGTTCTGTGAAGGAGAGAGTACTGCAAGCCGTTGGATACTTAAAAAATTGTATACAAGATAGAGATATTCTTATCCAGATTTGGCTACCCATGgagaaagaagggaaaagagTACTTGCTACTATTGATCAGCCATACTTTGTTGATCCGAGTTGCAAGAGTCTTGCAAgttatagaaaggtttcaacAGCCTATCATTTCCAAGCAGAAGAGGATGCAAAATGTTCTGTAGGGTTCCCCGGCCGGGTTTTCTTGGAAAAGCTGCCTGAGTGGACTCCTGACGTACGTCTCTTCAGAAGAGAAGAATATCCACATAAAGATCATGCAGTACAACATAACATTAGAGGGTCTCTTGCACTCCCACTTTTCAAACAAGGCAGTGAGACTTGCTTGGGCATAGTTGAGATTGCGACTACCATTCAGAAGATAAGCTATCGTCCAGAACTACAAGACATCTGCAAAGTTCTCCAGGTTTGTTCGTTTCCTATGTATCTTGCAAAGGTTTCAATTAGCTATCAATGAGACtgttgttatattattttatgttagttGCGTATAGACTTcatgtttctttcatttcatatcCCTTGACTAGCATTAACTTTCAGATTTTTTAATGATCGAAATGCCTTTCAAAAGTAACAATGGCTATCAATTTCTTCAAGCCTGTGAAATAAGCAGAGAACTTTCCTGTTTTTTGGTCTTTATATGCATGGTGATCTGCAGGCTGTTGATCTAAGAAGTTCTGAAGACTTCTGCTCTCCTGGTGTCGAGGTACGTAGATACTAGACATTTTAAAGACACTAGACTCAAGGTTTCTGAAATTTTAGCGTTCATAACTAAGATCACAATTGTGTTCCTTTTATCACAGACTTGCAATCGATTAAATCGAGCTGCGGTGCCTGAGATTTCAGATATTGTGAAATCTGTTTGCAAGACATATAGGTTGCCCTTGGCTCTAACATGGGCCTTATGTAGCCGGCAAGGTAAAAGTGGACGCCAGCAGTTTCCCGAAAGGTTTAGCTCTTGTATTTCCACTGTGGATTCTGCTTGCTTTTTAGCCGACAGAGGTTTTTCAGGTTTTCACATGGCGAGTTTTGAGCAATACCTTTTCCTCGGTCAAGGGATTGTGGGGAGAGCATTCACAACACAAAAGCAATGTTTCACGAATGATATAACTTCCTTCAGCAAGAAAGATTATCCTCTAGCTCACCATGCTAAGATATTTGGTCTTCATGCTGCCATAGCGATTCCCCTGAGAAGCATTTCTACTGGATTGGTTGAATTTGTGTTGGAGTTTTTCTTGCCAAAAGATTGCCAAGATACCGAAGAGCAAAAGGAGATGTGGGATTTATTGCCTATTTCCATAAAACAGGTTTGCTGGAGTTTACAAGTTGTCATGGACAAGGAGCTTGATCAAGGAGAAAATCAGAGTTTTGTATCATCACCTTCTAAAGAACCACCACGGGATGAATCATCTTGGATTGCCTGGATGGTGGAGGCCCAAAAGAAGGGTAAAAGTTGCTGCATCACGTGGGACTATCCAAAAGAACCTAAAGAAGAGTTCAAGATGATAACTCCCTGGGATGACTCCGAGGAGGAATTAGACAATAAGCAAGTAATTTCAGAGTTGGGTCAACTTCAGCAAAATCCTAGACCTAATAGCTGTATCGAGGGTGATGGAGTTTCTTCTGCTTTTGGCGGATGTCGCTCATTAGGCAGCAGGAAAACAGGTAAGAAGAGACGGACCAAGACAGCGATCCAGACAATCAGCTTGGAAGTTCTTCGACGATACTTTGCAGGGAGCCTCAAAGATGCTTCTCAAAGCCTCGGTGGTATGAAAATGTCCTATCACAACTGAAACcacatgtttatatataaagtaatgACTAGCATTTGAATGTTAGATTTGAGCCATCCTTTATTCTATGATTACCATTGCACAGACAAACATTTGCTGCAGACCAACTTGATATAACCCTTATTATCAATATCAATTCCGTTTGTTCAGCTGGTTCGCTGTCTTCAAATATCATATGTTAGCTAATTAATCGATGGCGTTCTCACACAATTTGTTGTAATTGCAGTTTGCTCTACTACTCTAAAACGGATATGCAGACAACACGGTATCAAACGATGGCCTTCTCGAAAGATCAACAAGGTTGGCCATTCCTTACGAAAACTCCAGCAGGTGATCGACACAGTCCAAGGTGCTAAGGGTGCCGTTCAAATTGAATCTTTCTATTCAGCCTTCCCAGAACTGAGCTCTCCAAAAATTTCAAGTCATGCTCCTTATTCATCATTGAGGAGCGACAATTCAAAGCACTTAGACTCTCCACCTGATGATTCTAGCCCTTCTGGCACTGCTTCAAAATCCCATTCCTCTCCGTGTAGTGGGAAGTCTTGCTCAAGTAACTGCTGTTCTGCTCGAGCACAACAGCATGATGCCACCACTATAACTGTCTCAAGCAATGGAAATGGCGCTTTACTTGCAGAAACATCGAATGGGATTTTAAAGAGGACTTGCAGTAGTGAATTAGCAGAATTTCATTCAATGAATAACCATGGAGATCCAGACTTTCTTGTAAGATCACAAATTCACAAAACAAGGACAGTCAGTGGGCATATACATCAAAGTGAGTTAGGAAGTCCACGTTTTGCCCAGAGTTTACGAGAAGGAGGTGTCTTCGGAGTTAAAGCCATTTTTGGTGTAGAAAAGGTTAGGTTAGGCTTGCAACCAAACTGGGGTTTAAGGGACTTGCAACAAGAGATTGGTAAACGTTTTGAGATAGATGATTTCACGGATATTGGTCTCAATTATATGGATGATAATGGGGAATGGGTTCGTTTGACCTGCGATGGTGATCTTGAGGAGTGCAAAGAGATACACATATTCTCTCAAAGAAACACAATGAAGATCTCCTGTCACGATCCGAATCTCGTGTCCATGACCAGCAATACAGGAGCAACATTGTAAACATCACATCTACGCTATGCCCTAAAACATAcatatcataaaacaaattatataaaattaacgCATCATTTTGTAAAGTTTCAAATATTcctcaaaaccaataaaacaattcataattcaaaatacttattccattaaataaaatctaatattggaaataaaaatctaaacttgaataaaaatagCGTAATAGTGGAGCGTATAAGGTATCGAATcacaaagaataagaaaagcCTTGCAGAAGCAAGTAATGCATACCAACAAATAAAGTTGCAAGCACTCTCAATCAAAGGTcaactaagaacctgaaataatattaaaatagagaTGTGAgttcaacaaaatcaacaagggaataacatttatatatatttgagttaTTTATAAGTGTAAGGAATGAAACTGTCATGACCCGAATCCCGGGTCCATGACCGGCAACGCAGGAGCGGTGTCATAAGAACATCCTATTTATGTTAAGCCTCAAAACGAACATATCAAAAGAACATATCACAAATCAAATGACACTCAaaggtgaccagatgacacccAAAAATGACTAGATAGTACCCGAAGGTGACCACCATGGAATGATCAGTCGTCACAGGTTGATATCTCTCTCACCAACTAGGTATGTagaatactatgtgcacataAATTAACTATTCTTCATTAGCATGAAGTTACTAACAAGTCCtatatcaaggcataatagatattcacataattatcaaagcaatgtatatcatatcgaataaaatttaattcaacagAATGCAAGTGTGAAATTCAAGAATAGATGAATActcaaataataaaacaacatatataaatattcaagaattaATCAATTGTACTCAttatataatcaacatacatatattacttatattacatgcatattaaagattatctcaCTCACCCGAAAAATATAGAAGTTAAAAGAATATTAGATGAAAGACCTGAAAATCCTGTTGAGGATCGTTAGAAGTACGTACAATGAATATACagaatatactaaaaaacaacttaaaacaacacaaataaaagacTCCAATCTATAAAAGAAAACCAAGTTTAGTCTcctaagtttagggactaaaatgataatttttaaaaatcaaggaccaaaacATAATCTTACCAAAATTGGATGACCAAACAGTAAATATCAGAAATACATAACCACACTAAAATTTCACCCATAATCAATCTTCAATTCTGTCTAGAATCTCAATTTACATTCCAGggacaaattgtaatttttccaaAGTTCAGAGACTAAACTGTAAATCTCTAAAATAGAGGGACTAAACTGAAAATTACACAAATCATTTATCAAActgagattcatcatccttaatCTGAAtattgcttaaaattaaaaacacatttcaagggtcgaattataatttttcaaagtttagggactaaattgtaatttttataaatcaatgaccaaaataaaatttggtcaTCTTAAACTTAAGACCATTCTGTCTAGATTTTCTAGTAAAGTTGAAACAAATTTCTTAACCTATAACAAATCAATTCACAAATTCTTATTTCTAACAACACACCCAAAATCAATCATTTAACCTTAAACCCATAATAATCATGAATCAATCTTATATAACAACATAAACTTCAAATCTTTATAAACCTTAATCTCTTCTTCGATCCTTccataaacaaatcataatcGAAAGTAACATGAGAGGGAACCACTTACTTGCTACTCCTAcctttttttaacccaaaaactcaagattaaaaactaaaattcttgGTTTGATGAGAGGAGCGTCACAGCAACCATAAgaattagaagagaaaaaacaattatcttgcaattttttcttatatacctAGGTTAATTTAGGTTGGGATTGGGTTTGGGCCAAAAGTTTGGGTCTTATAAAAACTATCACGACCTGAATCTTAGGTCCATGATCGATCGGCAACATAGGAGCGAAGTCATAAGGATACCCCCACCTACATTAAGCCTTCGAAAACATAcatatcataagaaaaaattatgtaaaattttTGCagcatttcatattttttcaaaatataatattcttcaaagcaataaaataaaatgatacttCAAAACTCTTTAtcctcaaatagaaaaaaaaattcataatacttattacattatcaaaatccaaacataaataaaatagtgtAATAGTGGAGCATCTAAgatatcaaatcaaaactaaaagaaaagccTCACGAAAATAAGCAAGACATACCAATaaacaaaatagcaaaaactCTCACTCAAAGAACAACCTACTAATAaaaactaagaacctgaaataatattaaaatgaaggaATGAGTTCAACCAACTTAATGAAGGAATAACAACTAATATACATCTTAGTTATTAATAATTTGTAAGTCGTACAtatcttgatataaatatacatactaAGCATATTAACATAAGGTAGTGGAGTATATTTCAAAGATTAGATGAAACTCAAAGGTTACCACTGTGGGAGGATCAGTCGTTGCACGTTGGTGCTTCTCTCACCAGTTAGGTATACAGATATGACGTGTGTAAGACCCAAAGTTTTGGCCCAAACCCAACCTAATTTAACCTAGGTATATAAGGAAAAGTTGCAAGGGAAttactt
This region of Populus trichocarpa isolate Nisqually-1 chromosome 9, P.trichocarpa_v4.1, whole genome shotgun sequence genomic DNA includes:
- the LOC7481692 gene encoding protein NLP2 isoform X2, producing MDDHRSSTPNSTFETFSGNVTNWDFMDEILYQGWFEKDGGFNFLQQGRLSTSNVLHDPSLYIPVTGTPNWSTASNQQDYQEETERHCHGNPPLDYSNSTDLVQTELQVEDSVETSTPFAHPASCRVEAAGLGCEWQMVQRVNPGTSCSVKERVLQAVGYLKNCIQDRDILIQIWLPMEKEGKRVLATIDQPYFVDPSCKSLASYRKVSTAYHFQAEEDAKCSVGFPGRVFLEKLPEWTPDVRLFRREEYPHKDHAVQHNIRGSLALPLFKQGSETCLGIVEIATTIQKISYRPELQDICKVLQAVDLRSSEDFCSPGVETCNRLNRAAVPEISDIVKSVCKTYRLPLALTWALCSRQGKSGRQQFPERFSSCISTVDSACFLADRGFSGFHMASFEQYLFLGQGIVGRAFTTQKQCFTNDITSFSKKDYPLAHHAKIFGLHAAIAIPLRSISTGLVEFVLEFFLPKDCQDTEEQKEMWDLLPISIKQVCWSLQVVMDKELDQGENQSFVSSPSKEPPRDESSWIAWMVEAQKKGKSCCITWDYPKEPKEEFKMITPWDDSEEELDNKQVISELGQLQQNPRPNSCIEGDGVSSAFGGCRSLGSRKTGKKRRTKTAIQTISLEVLRRYFAGSLKDASQSLGVCSTTLKRICRQHGIKRWPSRKINKVGHSLRKLQQVIDTVQGAKGAVQIESFYSAFPELSSPKISSHAPYSSLRSDNSKHLDSPPDDSSPSGTASKSHSSPCSGKSCSSNCCSARAQQHDATTITVSSNGNGALLAETSNGILKRTCSSELAEFHSMNNHGDPDFLVRSQIHKTRTVSGHIHQSELGSPRFAQSLREGGVFGVKAIFGVEKVRLGLQPNWGLRDLQQEIGKRFEIDDFTDIGLNYMDDNGEWVRLTCDGDLEECKEIHIFSQRNTMKISCHDPNLVSMTSNTGATL
- the LOC7481692 gene encoding protein NLP2 isoform X1 — its product is MVHRQEENLAYLNQESSERNVTNWDFMDEILYQGWFEKDGGFNFLQQGRLSTSNVLHDPSLYIPVTGTPNWSTASNQQDYQEETERHCHGNPPLDYSNSTDLVQTELQVEDSVETSTPFAHPASCRVEAAGLGCEWQMVQRVNPGTSCSVKERVLQAVGYLKNCIQDRDILIQIWLPMEKEGKRVLATIDQPYFVDPSCKSLASYRKVSTAYHFQAEEDAKCSVGFPGRVFLEKLPEWTPDVRLFRREEYPHKDHAVQHNIRGSLALPLFKQGSETCLGIVEIATTIQKISYRPELQDICKVLQAVDLRSSEDFCSPGVETCNRLNRAAVPEISDIVKSVCKTYRLPLALTWALCSRQGKSGRQQFPERFSSCISTVDSACFLADRGFSGFHMASFEQYLFLGQGIVGRAFTTQKQCFTNDITSFSKKDYPLAHHAKIFGLHAAIAIPLRSISTGLVEFVLEFFLPKDCQDTEEQKEMWDLLPISIKQVCWSLQVVMDKELDQGENQSFVSSPSKEPPRDESSWIAWMVEAQKKGKSCCITWDYPKEPKEEFKMITPWDDSEEELDNKQVISELGQLQQNPRPNSCIEGDGVSSAFGGCRSLGSRKTGKKRRTKTAIQTISLEVLRRYFAGSLKDASQSLGVCSTTLKRICRQHGIKRWPSRKINKVGHSLRKLQQVIDTVQGAKGAVQIESFYSAFPELSSPKISSHAPYSSLRSDNSKHLDSPPDDSSPSGTASKSHSSPCSGKSCSSNCCSARAQQHDATTITVSSNGNGALLAETSNGILKRTCSSELAEFHSMNNHGDPDFLVRSQIHKTRTVSGHIHQSELGSPRFAQSLREGGVFGVKAIFGVEKVRLGLQPNWGLRDLQQEIGKRFEIDDFTDIGLNYMDDNGEWVRLTCDGDLEECKEIHIFSQRNTMKISCHDPNLVSMTSNTGATL
- the LOC7481692 gene encoding protein NLP2 isoform X6, translated to MVHRQEENLAYLNQESSERNVTNWDFMDEILYQGWFEKDGGFNFLQQGLSTSNVLHDPSLYFPVTGTTNWSIASNQQDYQEETERHCHGKSPLDYPNSTELVQTELQVEDSVETSTPFSHPASCRVEAAGLGFEWQMVQRVNPGTSCSVKERVMQAVGYLKNCIQDRDILIQIWLPMEKEGKRVLATIDQPYFVDPSCKSLASYRKVSTAYHFQAEEDAKCSVGFPGRVFLEKLPEWTPDVRLFRSEEYPHRDHAVQHNIRGSLALPLFKQGSETCLGIVEIATTIQKISYRSELQDICKVLQAVDLRSSEDFCSPGVETCNRLNRAAVPEISDIVKSVCKTYRLPLALTWALCSRQGKSGRQQFPERFSSCISTVDSACFLADRGFSGFHMASFEQYLFLGQGIVGRAFTTQKQCFTNDITSFSKKDYPLAHHAKIFGLHAAIAIPLRSISTGLVEFVLEFFLPKDCQDTEEQKEMWDLLPISIKQVCWSLQVVMDKELDQGENQSFVSSPSKEPPRDESSWIAWMVEAQKKGKSCCITWDYPKEPKEEFKMITPWDDSEEELDNKQVISELGQLQQNPRPNSCIEGDGVSSAFGGCRSLGSRKTGKKRRTKTAIQTISLEVLRRYFAGSLKDASQSLGVCSTTLKRICRQHGIKRWPSRKINKVGHSLRKLQQVIDTVQGAKGAVQIESFYSAFPELSSPKISSHAPYSSLRSDNSKHLDSPPDDSSPSGTASKSHSSPCSGKSCSSNCCSARAQQHDATTITVSSNGNGALLAETSNGILKRTCSSELAEFHSMNNHGDPDFLVRSQIHKTRTVSGHIHQSELGSPRFAQSLREGGVFGVKAIFGVEKVRLGLQPNWGLRDLQQEIGKRFEIDDFTDIGLNYMDDNGEWVRLTCDGDLEECKEIHIFSQRNTMKISCHDPNLVSMTSNTGATL
- the LOC7481692 gene encoding protein NLP2 isoform X4, which translates into the protein MVHRQEENLAYLNQESSERNVTNWDFMDEILYQGWFEKDGGFNFLQQGLSTSNVLHDPSLYFPVTGTTNWSIASNQQDYQEETERHCHGKSPLDYPNSTELVQTELQVEDSVETSTPFSHPASCRVEAAGLGFEWQMVQRVNPGTSCSVKERVMQAVGYLKNCIQDRDILIQIWLPMEKEGKRVLATIDQPYFVDPSCKSLASYRKVSTAYHFQAEEDAKCSVGFPGRVFLEKLPEWTPDVRLFRSEEYPHRDHAVQHNIRGSLALPLFKQGSETCLGIVEIATTIQKISYRSELQDICKVLQAVDLRSSEDFCSPGVETCNRLNRAAVPEISDIVKSVCKTYRLPLALTWALCSRQGKSGRQQFPERFSSCISTVDSACFLADRGFSGFHMASFEQYLFLGQGIVGRAFTTQKQCFTNDITSFSKKDYPLAHHAKIFGLHAAIAIPLRSISTGLVEFVLEFFLPKDCQDTEEQKEMWDLLPISIKQVCWSLQVVMDKELDQGENQSFVSSPSKEPPRDESSWIAWMVEAQKKGKSCCITWDYPKEPKEEFKMITPWDDSEEELDNKQVISELGQLQQNPRPNSCIEGDGVSSAFGGCRSLGSRKTGKKRRTKTAIQTISLEVLRRYFAGSLKDASQSLGVCSTTLKRICRQHGIKRWPSRKINKVGHSLRKLQQVIDTVQGAKGAVQIESFYSAFPELSSPKISSHAPYSSLRSDNSKHLDSPPDDSSPSGTASKSHSSPCSGKSCSSNCCSARAQQHDATTITVSSNGNGALLAETSNGILKRTCSSELAEFHSMNNHGDPDFLVRSQIHKTRTVSGHIHQSELGSPRFAQSLREGGVFGVKAIFGVEKVRLGLQPNWGLRDLQQEIGKRFEIDDFTDIGLNYMDDNGEWVRLTCDGDLEECKEIHIFSQRNTMKISCHDPNLVSMTSNTGATL
- the LOC7481692 gene encoding protein NLP2 isoform X3; amino-acid sequence: MVHRQEENLAYLNQESSERNVTNWDFMDEILYQGWFEKDGGFNFLQQGLSTSNVLHDPSLYFPVTGTTNWSIASNQQDYQEETERHCHGKSPLDYPNSTELVQTELQVEDSVETSTPFSHPASCRVEAAGLGFEWQMVQRVNPGTSCSVKERVMQAVGYLKNCIQDRDILIQIWLPMEKEGKRVLATIDQPYFVDPSCKSLASYRKVSTAYHFQAEEDAKCSVGFPGRVFLEKLPEWTPDVRLFRSEEYPHRDHAVQHNIRGSLALPLFKQGSETCLGIVEIATTIQKISYRSELQDICKVLQAVDLRSSEDFCSPGVETCNRLNRAAVPEISDIVKSVCKTYSLPLALTWALCSRQGKSGRQQFPERFSSCISTVDSACFLADRGFSGFHMASFEQYLFLGQGIVGRAFTTQKQCFTNDITSFSKKDYPLAHHAKIFGLHAAIAIPLRSISTGLVEFVLEFFLPKDCQDTEEQKEMWDLLPISIKQVCWSLQVVMDKELDQGENQSFVSSPSKEPPRDESSWIAWMVEAQKKGKSCCITWDYPKEPKEEFKMITPWDDSEEELDNKQVISELGQLQQNPRPNSCIEGDGVSSAFGGCRSLGSRKTGKKRRTKTAIQTISLEVLRRYFAGSLKDASQSLGVCSTTLKRICRQHGIKRWPSRKINKVGHSLRKLQQVIDTVQGAKGAVQIESFYSAFPELSSPKISSHAPYSSLRSDNSKHLDSPPDDSSPSGTASKSHSSPCSGKSCSSNCCSARAQQHDATTITVSSNGNGALLAETSNGILKRTCSSELAEFHSMNNHGDPDFLVRSQIHKTRTVSGHIHQSELGSPRFAQSLREGGVFGVKAIFGVEKVRLGLQPNWGLRDLQQEIGKRFEIDDFTDIGLNYMDDNGEWVRLTCDGDLEECKEIHIFSQRNTMKISCHDPNLVSMTSNTGATL